A single window of Sporosarcina sp. 6E9 DNA harbors:
- a CDS encoding glycine C-acetyltransferase, translating into MSKKLDAFLTENLEELREAGLYNEIDPVEGPNGATIKIGGKELINLSSNNYLGLATDENLKKLAKDAVDKYGVGAGAVRTINGTLDIHIELEKKLAEFKGTEAAISYQSGFNCNMAAISAVMNKNDAILSDELNHASIIDGCRLSGAKIIRVNHQDMDDLRAKAKEATESGLYEKVMYITDGVFSMDGNIANLPAIVEIAKEFDLITYVDDAHGSGVTGKGKGTVKHFGLEKEIDMQMGTLSKAVGVVGGYVAGKQNLIDWLKVRSRPFLFSTAVTPADVAATIGALQKIIDSTELHDKLWENGDYLKAGLKKLGFDIGASETPITPCIIGEEKLSQEFSKRLMEEGVYAKSIVFPTVARGKGRVRNMPTAAHTKEMLDEALAIYEKVGKELNII; encoded by the coding sequence TTGTCTAAAAAATTAGATGCATTTTTAACAGAAAACTTGGAAGAACTTCGCGAGGCGGGATTATACAATGAAATCGATCCTGTTGAAGGACCAAATGGCGCAACAATCAAAATTGGCGGGAAAGAGTTAATCAACCTTTCTTCAAATAACTATCTTGGGCTTGCAACAGACGAAAATTTGAAAAAGCTTGCGAAAGACGCAGTCGATAAATACGGGGTGGGTGCAGGTGCTGTTCGTACGATTAACGGAACACTTGATATTCACATCGAACTTGAAAAGAAACTAGCTGAATTTAAAGGAACAGAAGCGGCAATTTCTTATCAATCAGGATTCAACTGTAATATGGCAGCCATTTCAGCAGTCATGAACAAAAACGACGCGATTCTTTCTGACGAATTAAACCACGCTTCCATCATTGACGGATGCCGTTTGTCCGGCGCAAAAATTATTCGTGTAAATCACCAAGACATGGACGATCTTCGTGCGAAAGCAAAGGAAGCAACAGAATCTGGTTTATATGAAAAAGTCATGTATATTACGGACGGCGTATTCTCGATGGACGGCAATATCGCGAACCTTCCTGCAATCGTGGAAATTGCGAAAGAATTCGACCTCATCACTTACGTTGACGATGCGCATGGTTCAGGCGTAACTGGCAAAGGAAAAGGAACGGTAAAACATTTCGGTCTTGAAAAAGAAATCGACATGCAAATGGGTACGCTATCAAAGGCGGTAGGTGTTGTCGGCGGTTATGTCGCTGGTAAACAAAACTTAATCGATTGGTTGAAAGTTCGCTCACGCCCATTCCTATTCTCAACAGCCGTCACACCAGCAGATGTTGCAGCGACAATCGGCGCATTGCAAAAAATTATTGATTCGACAGAACTTCACGATAAACTATGGGAAAACGGCGACTATTTAAAAGCGGGTCTTAAAAAGCTTGGCTTTGATATCGGTGCATCCGAAACGCCAATCACGCCATGTATTATTGGAGAAGAAAAACTATCACAAGAATTTTCAAAACGTTTAATGGAAGAAGGCGTTTACGCTAAATCCATTGTCTTCCCAACAGTAGCAAGAGGTAAAGGCCGCGTTCGAAACATGCCAACCGCAGCTCATACGAAAGAAATGCTAGACGAGGCATTGGCTATTTATGAAAAAGTAGGGAAAGAACTAAACATAATTTAA